A single region of the Zootoca vivipara chromosome 2, rZooViv1.1, whole genome shotgun sequence genome encodes:
- the TTLL3 gene encoding tubulin monoglycylase TTLL3 isoform X2 — MQLGPKCKAGGDSDAGGGRRTSRGVGRLKPDGDAPSNVERPQLHPTRRHPSTAPNTSRYRPEGDAAGLIEGRSPRSISFNSSFNPDRLKQARQFVERAIKQRKIFMVNGPYPVIRRRLLGRGWVERKFPKVAKVVNKRERPPDGEQDEDGDDSEGPEDDEEEEGEEEQDDAIDSTYSLMSRLVRNQIPYFIWTNRRDVIDCRLLRKDQMMNHYAKAGTFTTKVGLCLNLRNLPWFDQADADTFFPRCYRLGAEDEKHAFIEDFQLTAARSLLKVVVKRYWNEPPDMTRLDANQNEPPNFPETPVKQYTSRKKGVLLSSQLIETAIHACEEHMSSLRHQDIDRESGSSLLMKKSHWEKFLHGYYQLAHEGAQMVQTGAHVERCEDVLQRLSKVVPQLDMEGDRNIWIVKPGAKSRGRGIMCMDRLEEIVKLVDCDPMIVKDGKWVVQKYIETPLLIFGTKFDLRQWFLVTDWNPLTIWFYQHSYIRFSTQPFSLHKLDTSIHLCNNSIQKHYENSLNRHAELPRDNMWSSEQFQAHLRQMGAPEAWSTVIVPGMKAAIIHAMQTSQDLVEFRKNSFELYGADFLFGEDYQPWLIEINASPTMAASTAITTRLCASVQEDTLRVVIDRKYDRNCNTGYFELIYKQAAVEIPQYVGTSLLVEGSTVKRPPPQRSPVPGDAKNSSGPHPPKHKLIYRRSNQDTPRAPTPCWASANGKAAEPAAPGKENKKAPGSKVPTEPAAPGKENKAQEKAPSSKAPDSTSARFKRPSKLNADPRNRKVVMAHSMATTTLGPGGKLSGPAQLCATSSSQSLAPQEPALHQAKDPKGAGAVAQVPGKAAPMPGRELWLKMRAQEIGSLPLSPDLAASRASFSPSFPVRVRVQQQHLRNLMHSMPVPPNPPSPPGMDLVSATELTAIRASMIRRRQQREDRSPH, encoded by the exons ATGCAG TTGGGCCCAAAGTGTAAAGCAGGAGGGGACAGCGACGCTGGAGGGGGCAGAAGGACCAGCAGAGGAG TTGGCAGATTGAAGCCTGACGGAGATGCCCCCTCCAATGTCGAACGTCCGCAACTGCACCCCACTCGCCGCCATCCATCCACCGCTCCCAATACCAGCAGGTATAGACCAGAAG GAGATGCAGCCGGTCTGATAGAGGGACGCTCACCTCGCAGCATCAGCTTCAACTCTTCCTTCAACCCAGACCGCCTCAAGCAGGCCAGGCAATTTGTGGAGAGAGCCATCAAG CAAAGGAAGATCTTCATGGTGAACGGCCCTTACCCCGTGATTCGGAGAcggctgcttggcaggggttgggtGGAGAGGAAGTTTCCCAAGGTGGCTAAAGTAGTGAATAAGCGAGAACGTCCGCCTGATGGGGAGCAGGATGAAGATGGTGATGACAGTGAAGGGCCTGAGGACG atgaggaggaagagggggaagaggaacAAGATGATGCCATTGATAGTACCTATAGCCTCATG TCAAGGTTGGTTCGCAATCAGATCCCCTATTTCATCTGGACCAACCGGCGTGATGTCATTGACTGCCGCCTCCTGCGAAAAGATCAGATGATGAACCACTATGCCAAGGCGGGCACCTTCACCACCAAG GTAGGGCTGTGTCTTAACCTGCGAAACCTGCCATGGTTTGACCAGGCTGATGCCGATACCTTTTTCCCACGTTGTTACCGCCTTGGAGCTGAAGATGAAAAGCATGCCTTTATTG AGGATTTCCAGCTCACTGCGGCCAGGAGCCTTCTCAAAGTGGTGGTGAAACGATACTGGAATGAACCTCCCGACATGACAAGACTGGATGCTAATCAGAATGAGCCCCCAAATTTCCCAGAGACTCCAG TCAAACAGTACACCAGCCGGAAGAAAGGGGTCCTGCTCTCATCCCAGCTGATTGAGACTGCGATACATGCCTGCGAGGAACACATGAGCAGCTTGAGGCACCAGGACATTGACAGAGAATCCGGCTCTTCTTTGCTAATGAAAAAGTCACACTGGGAAAAGTTTCTACATGGCTACTACCAGCTAGCCCA CGAGGGGGCACAGATGGTGCAGACAGGTGCCCACGTCGAGCGGTGCGAAGACGTCCTTCAACGACTGTCAAAGGTCGTCCCGCAGCTGGACATGGAAGGGGACAGGAACATATGGATTGTGAAGCCAGGAGCCAAGTCCCGGGGCAGAG GCATCATGTGCATGGACCGCTTGGAGGAAATAGTGAAGCTAGTGGACTGCGACCCCATGATCGTAAAGGACGGCAAGTGGGTGGTGCAGAAATACATTGAGACGCCCCTGCTCATCTTTGGCACCAAGTTCGATCTGCGCCAGTGGTTCCTGGTGACCGACTGGAACCCACTGACCATCTGGTTTTACCAGCACAGCTACATCCGCTTCTCCACGCAGCCCTTTTCCCTACACAAACTGGACAC CTCCATCCACCTGTGCAACAACTCCATCCAGAAGCACTACGAGAACTCGTTGAACCGCCACGCTGAGCTCCCCCGCGACAACATGTGGTCGTCCGAGCAGTTCCAGGCCCACCTGCGACAGATGGGGGCCCCCGAGGCGTGGTCCACGGTGATTGTGCCCGGCATGAAGGCTGCGATCATTCACGCCATGCAGACCTCGCAGGACTTGGTGGAGTTCCGCAAAAACAGCTTTGAGCTCTACGGTGCAGACTTCCTCTTTGGAGAAGATTACCAGCCGTGGCTGATTGAGATCAATGCCAGCCCCACCATGGCAGCCTCCACTGCCATCACTACCCGCCTTTGTGCCAGCGTGCAGGAGGACACCTTGCGTGTGGTCATCGATCGCAAGTACGATCGCAATTGCAACACCGGATACTTTGAGCTCATCTACAAACAG GCTGCTGTGGAAATCCCTCAGTACGTTGGCACTAGCCTTTTGGTAGAAGGCTCCACCGTCAAGAGGCCTCCGCCCCAGAGAAGCCCCGTGCCTGGCGACGCCAAGAACAGCAGCGGGCCACATCCACCCAAGCACAAGCTGATCTACCGGCGCAGTAACCAGGATACCCCTCGAGCCCCGACCCCGTGCTGGGCATCCGCCAATGGCAAGGCAGCCGAGCCTGCGGCTCCTGGGAAGGAAAACAAGAAGGCACCCGGAAGCAAGGTCCCAACCGAGCCTGCGGCTCCTGGGAAGGAAAACAAAGCCCAGGAGAAGGCGCCCAGCAGCAAGGCCCCCGATTCGACGTCCGCAAGGTTCAAGCGGCCCAGCAAGCTCAACGCAGACCCCCGCAACCGGAAAGTGGTGATGGCCCATAGCATGGCTACCACCACGCTCGGCCCGGGGGGGAAGTTGTCCGGCCCGGCTCAGCTCTGTGCCACGTCCAGCTCCCAGAGCCTAGCCCCCCAGGAGCCCGCCCTCCACCAGGCCAAGGATCCCAAAGGCGCCGGCGCGGTGGCTCAGGTGCCCGGCAAGGCAGCCCCAATGCCAGGTAGGGAGCTGTGGCTGAAGATGCGGGCGCAGGAAATtggttctctccccctctctcctgacCTGGCGGCCTCTCgtgcttccttctctccctccttccccgtgAGGGTCagggtgcagcagcagcacctgcggAACTTGATGCACAGCATGCCTGTGCCCCCAAATCCCCCATCCCCCCCGGGCATGGATTTAGTTTCAGCCACCGAACTCACTGCCATCAGAGCGTCTATGATCAGAAGGCGGCAGCAGAGGGAGGACAGGAGCCCCCATTGA
- the TTLL3 gene encoding tubulin monoglycylase TTLL3 isoform X3 — protein sequence MQLGPKCKAGGDSDAGGGRRTSRGVGRLKPDGDAPSNVERPQLHPTRRHPSTAPNTSRYRPEGDAAGLIEGRSPRSISFNSSFNPDRLKQARQFVERAIKQRKIFMVNGPYPVIRRRLLGRGWVERKFPKVAKVVNKRERPPDGEQDEDGDDSEGPEDDEEEEGEEEQDDAIDSTYSLMSRLVRNQIPYFIWTNRRDVIDCRLLRKDQMMNHYAKAGTFTTKVGLCLNLRNLPWFDQADADTFFPRCYRLGAEDEKHAFIEDFQLTAARSLLKVVVKRYWNEPPDMTRLDANQNEPPNFPETPVKQYTSRKKGVLLSSQLIETAIHACEEHMSSLRHQDIDRESGSSLLMKKSHWEKFLHGYYQLAHEGAQMVQTGAHVERCEDVLQRLSKVVPQLDMEGDRNIWIVKPGAKSRGRGIMCMDRLEEIVKLVDCDPMIVKDGKWVVQKYIETPLLIFGTKFDLRQWFLVTDWNPLTIWFYQHSYIRFSTQPFSLHKLDTSIHLCNNSIQKHYENSLNRHAELPRDNMWSSEQFQAHLRQMGAPEAWSTVIVPGMKAAIIHAMQTSQDLVEFRKNSFELYGADFLFGEDYQPWLIEINASPTMAASTAITTRLCASVQEDTLRVVIDRKYDRNCNTGYFELIYKQAAVEIPQYVGTSLLVEGSTVKRPPPQRSPVPGDAKNSSGPHPPKHKLIYRRSNQDTPRAPTPCWASANGKAAEPAAPGKENKKAPGSKVPTEPAAPGKENKAQEKAPSSKAPDSTSARFKRPSKLNADPRNRKVVMAHSMATTTLGPGGKLSGPAQLCATSSSQSLAPQEPALHQAKDPKGAGAVAQVPGKAAPMPGLAAIHKLPRLFCNGKAMASWQVVCCSRAGSRRRLPRTPKFFYRKAVISCQAQVYTESLSAHGTTLLP from the exons ATGCAG TTGGGCCCAAAGTGTAAAGCAGGAGGGGACAGCGACGCTGGAGGGGGCAGAAGGACCAGCAGAGGAG TTGGCAGATTGAAGCCTGACGGAGATGCCCCCTCCAATGTCGAACGTCCGCAACTGCACCCCACTCGCCGCCATCCATCCACCGCTCCCAATACCAGCAGGTATAGACCAGAAG GAGATGCAGCCGGTCTGATAGAGGGACGCTCACCTCGCAGCATCAGCTTCAACTCTTCCTTCAACCCAGACCGCCTCAAGCAGGCCAGGCAATTTGTGGAGAGAGCCATCAAG CAAAGGAAGATCTTCATGGTGAACGGCCCTTACCCCGTGATTCGGAGAcggctgcttggcaggggttgggtGGAGAGGAAGTTTCCCAAGGTGGCTAAAGTAGTGAATAAGCGAGAACGTCCGCCTGATGGGGAGCAGGATGAAGATGGTGATGACAGTGAAGGGCCTGAGGACG atgaggaggaagagggggaagaggaacAAGATGATGCCATTGATAGTACCTATAGCCTCATG TCAAGGTTGGTTCGCAATCAGATCCCCTATTTCATCTGGACCAACCGGCGTGATGTCATTGACTGCCGCCTCCTGCGAAAAGATCAGATGATGAACCACTATGCCAAGGCGGGCACCTTCACCACCAAG GTAGGGCTGTGTCTTAACCTGCGAAACCTGCCATGGTTTGACCAGGCTGATGCCGATACCTTTTTCCCACGTTGTTACCGCCTTGGAGCTGAAGATGAAAAGCATGCCTTTATTG AGGATTTCCAGCTCACTGCGGCCAGGAGCCTTCTCAAAGTGGTGGTGAAACGATACTGGAATGAACCTCCCGACATGACAAGACTGGATGCTAATCAGAATGAGCCCCCAAATTTCCCAGAGACTCCAG TCAAACAGTACACCAGCCGGAAGAAAGGGGTCCTGCTCTCATCCCAGCTGATTGAGACTGCGATACATGCCTGCGAGGAACACATGAGCAGCTTGAGGCACCAGGACATTGACAGAGAATCCGGCTCTTCTTTGCTAATGAAAAAGTCACACTGGGAAAAGTTTCTACATGGCTACTACCAGCTAGCCCA CGAGGGGGCACAGATGGTGCAGACAGGTGCCCACGTCGAGCGGTGCGAAGACGTCCTTCAACGACTGTCAAAGGTCGTCCCGCAGCTGGACATGGAAGGGGACAGGAACATATGGATTGTGAAGCCAGGAGCCAAGTCCCGGGGCAGAG GCATCATGTGCATGGACCGCTTGGAGGAAATAGTGAAGCTAGTGGACTGCGACCCCATGATCGTAAAGGACGGCAAGTGGGTGGTGCAGAAATACATTGAGACGCCCCTGCTCATCTTTGGCACCAAGTTCGATCTGCGCCAGTGGTTCCTGGTGACCGACTGGAACCCACTGACCATCTGGTTTTACCAGCACAGCTACATCCGCTTCTCCACGCAGCCCTTTTCCCTACACAAACTGGACAC CTCCATCCACCTGTGCAACAACTCCATCCAGAAGCACTACGAGAACTCGTTGAACCGCCACGCTGAGCTCCCCCGCGACAACATGTGGTCGTCCGAGCAGTTCCAGGCCCACCTGCGACAGATGGGGGCCCCCGAGGCGTGGTCCACGGTGATTGTGCCCGGCATGAAGGCTGCGATCATTCACGCCATGCAGACCTCGCAGGACTTGGTGGAGTTCCGCAAAAACAGCTTTGAGCTCTACGGTGCAGACTTCCTCTTTGGAGAAGATTACCAGCCGTGGCTGATTGAGATCAATGCCAGCCCCACCATGGCAGCCTCCACTGCCATCACTACCCGCCTTTGTGCCAGCGTGCAGGAGGACACCTTGCGTGTGGTCATCGATCGCAAGTACGATCGCAATTGCAACACCGGATACTTTGAGCTCATCTACAAACAG GCTGCTGTGGAAATCCCTCAGTACGTTGGCACTAGCCTTTTGGTAGAAGGCTCCACCGTCAAGAGGCCTCCGCCCCAGAGAAGCCCCGTGCCTGGCGACGCCAAGAACAGCAGCGGGCCACATCCACCCAAGCACAAGCTGATCTACCGGCGCAGTAACCAGGATACCCCTCGAGCCCCGACCCCGTGCTGGGCATCCGCCAATGGCAAGGCAGCCGAGCCTGCGGCTCCTGGGAAGGAAAACAAGAAGGCACCCGGAAGCAAGGTCCCAACCGAGCCTGCGGCTCCTGGGAAGGAAAACAAAGCCCAGGAGAAGGCGCCCAGCAGCAAGGCCCCCGATTCGACGTCCGCAAGGTTCAAGCGGCCCAGCAAGCTCAACGCAGACCCCCGCAACCGGAAAGTGGTGATGGCCCATAGCATGGCTACCACCACGCTCGGCCCGGGGGGGAAGTTGTCCGGCCCGGCTCAGCTCTGTGCCACGTCCAGCTCCCAGAGCCTAGCCCCCCAGGAGCCCGCCCTCCACCAGGCCAAGGATCCCAAAGGCGCCGGCGCGGTGGCTCAGGTGCCCGGCAAGGCAGCCCCAATGCCAG GCCTGGCTGCAATTCACAAGCTCCCCCGCCTCTTCTGCAACGGAAAGGCCATGGCAAGTTGGCAAGTGGTGTGCTGCTCCAGAGCTGGGTCTCGGCGGCGGCTTCCTAGAACTCCCAAATTCTTCTACCGCAAGGCGGTCATCTCATGCCAGGCTCAGGTATACACCGAGTCCCTGAGTGCTCACGGGACCACACTCCTGCCCTGA
- the TTLL3 gene encoding tubulin monoglycylase TTLL3 isoform X1: protein MQLGPKCKAGGDSDAGGGRRTSRGVGRLKPDGDAPSNVERPQLHPTRRHPSTAPNTSRYRPEGDAAGLIEGRSPRSISFNSSFNPDRLKQARQFVERAIKQRKIFMVNGPYPVIRRRLLGRGWVERKFPKVAKVVNKRERPPDGEQDEDGDDSEGPEDDEEEEGEEEQDDAIDSTYSLMSRLVRNQIPYFIWTNRRDVIDCRLLRKDQMMNHYAKAGTFTTKVGLCLNLRNLPWFDQADADTFFPRCYRLGAEDEKHAFIEDFQLTAARSLLKVVVKRYWNEPPDMTRLDANQNEPPNFPETPVKQYTSRKKGVLLSSQLIETAIHACEEHMSSLRHQDIDRESGSSLLMKKSHWEKFLHGYYQLAHEGAQMVQTGAHVERCEDVLQRLSKVVPQLDMEGDRNIWIVKPGAKSRGRGIMCMDRLEEIVKLVDCDPMIVKDGKWVVQKYIETPLLIFGTKFDLRQWFLVTDWNPLTIWFYQHSYIRFSTQPFSLHKLDTSIHLCNNSIQKHYENSLNRHAELPRDNMWSSEQFQAHLRQMGAPEAWSTVIVPGMKAAIIHAMQTSQDLVEFRKNSFELYGADFLFGEDYQPWLIEINASPTMAASTAITTRLCASVQEDTLRVVIDRKYDRNCNTGYFELIYKQAAVEIPQYVGTSLLVEGSTVKRPPPQRSPVPGDAKNSSGPHPPKHKLIYRRSNQDTPRAPTPCWASANGKAAEPAAPGKENKKAPGSKVPTEPAAPGKENKAQEKAPSSKAPDSTSARFKRPSKLNADPRNRKVVMAHSMATTTLGPGGKLSGPAQLCATSSSQSLAPQEPALHQAKDPKGAGAVAQVPGKAAPMPGLAAIHKLPRLFCNGKAMASWQVVCCSRAGSRRRLPRTPKFFYRKAVISCQAQDEQQLPPLVPAFENQMSVLPPVGEKGDYETTCNNSATAADSMPSGLVKI, encoded by the exons ATGCAG TTGGGCCCAAAGTGTAAAGCAGGAGGGGACAGCGACGCTGGAGGGGGCAGAAGGACCAGCAGAGGAG TTGGCAGATTGAAGCCTGACGGAGATGCCCCCTCCAATGTCGAACGTCCGCAACTGCACCCCACTCGCCGCCATCCATCCACCGCTCCCAATACCAGCAGGTATAGACCAGAAG GAGATGCAGCCGGTCTGATAGAGGGACGCTCACCTCGCAGCATCAGCTTCAACTCTTCCTTCAACCCAGACCGCCTCAAGCAGGCCAGGCAATTTGTGGAGAGAGCCATCAAG CAAAGGAAGATCTTCATGGTGAACGGCCCTTACCCCGTGATTCGGAGAcggctgcttggcaggggttgggtGGAGAGGAAGTTTCCCAAGGTGGCTAAAGTAGTGAATAAGCGAGAACGTCCGCCTGATGGGGAGCAGGATGAAGATGGTGATGACAGTGAAGGGCCTGAGGACG atgaggaggaagagggggaagaggaacAAGATGATGCCATTGATAGTACCTATAGCCTCATG TCAAGGTTGGTTCGCAATCAGATCCCCTATTTCATCTGGACCAACCGGCGTGATGTCATTGACTGCCGCCTCCTGCGAAAAGATCAGATGATGAACCACTATGCCAAGGCGGGCACCTTCACCACCAAG GTAGGGCTGTGTCTTAACCTGCGAAACCTGCCATGGTTTGACCAGGCTGATGCCGATACCTTTTTCCCACGTTGTTACCGCCTTGGAGCTGAAGATGAAAAGCATGCCTTTATTG AGGATTTCCAGCTCACTGCGGCCAGGAGCCTTCTCAAAGTGGTGGTGAAACGATACTGGAATGAACCTCCCGACATGACAAGACTGGATGCTAATCAGAATGAGCCCCCAAATTTCCCAGAGACTCCAG TCAAACAGTACACCAGCCGGAAGAAAGGGGTCCTGCTCTCATCCCAGCTGATTGAGACTGCGATACATGCCTGCGAGGAACACATGAGCAGCTTGAGGCACCAGGACATTGACAGAGAATCCGGCTCTTCTTTGCTAATGAAAAAGTCACACTGGGAAAAGTTTCTACATGGCTACTACCAGCTAGCCCA CGAGGGGGCACAGATGGTGCAGACAGGTGCCCACGTCGAGCGGTGCGAAGACGTCCTTCAACGACTGTCAAAGGTCGTCCCGCAGCTGGACATGGAAGGGGACAGGAACATATGGATTGTGAAGCCAGGAGCCAAGTCCCGGGGCAGAG GCATCATGTGCATGGACCGCTTGGAGGAAATAGTGAAGCTAGTGGACTGCGACCCCATGATCGTAAAGGACGGCAAGTGGGTGGTGCAGAAATACATTGAGACGCCCCTGCTCATCTTTGGCACCAAGTTCGATCTGCGCCAGTGGTTCCTGGTGACCGACTGGAACCCACTGACCATCTGGTTTTACCAGCACAGCTACATCCGCTTCTCCACGCAGCCCTTTTCCCTACACAAACTGGACAC CTCCATCCACCTGTGCAACAACTCCATCCAGAAGCACTACGAGAACTCGTTGAACCGCCACGCTGAGCTCCCCCGCGACAACATGTGGTCGTCCGAGCAGTTCCAGGCCCACCTGCGACAGATGGGGGCCCCCGAGGCGTGGTCCACGGTGATTGTGCCCGGCATGAAGGCTGCGATCATTCACGCCATGCAGACCTCGCAGGACTTGGTGGAGTTCCGCAAAAACAGCTTTGAGCTCTACGGTGCAGACTTCCTCTTTGGAGAAGATTACCAGCCGTGGCTGATTGAGATCAATGCCAGCCCCACCATGGCAGCCTCCACTGCCATCACTACCCGCCTTTGTGCCAGCGTGCAGGAGGACACCTTGCGTGTGGTCATCGATCGCAAGTACGATCGCAATTGCAACACCGGATACTTTGAGCTCATCTACAAACAG GCTGCTGTGGAAATCCCTCAGTACGTTGGCACTAGCCTTTTGGTAGAAGGCTCCACCGTCAAGAGGCCTCCGCCCCAGAGAAGCCCCGTGCCTGGCGACGCCAAGAACAGCAGCGGGCCACATCCACCCAAGCACAAGCTGATCTACCGGCGCAGTAACCAGGATACCCCTCGAGCCCCGACCCCGTGCTGGGCATCCGCCAATGGCAAGGCAGCCGAGCCTGCGGCTCCTGGGAAGGAAAACAAGAAGGCACCCGGAAGCAAGGTCCCAACCGAGCCTGCGGCTCCTGGGAAGGAAAACAAAGCCCAGGAGAAGGCGCCCAGCAGCAAGGCCCCCGATTCGACGTCCGCAAGGTTCAAGCGGCCCAGCAAGCTCAACGCAGACCCCCGCAACCGGAAAGTGGTGATGGCCCATAGCATGGCTACCACCACGCTCGGCCCGGGGGGGAAGTTGTCCGGCCCGGCTCAGCTCTGTGCCACGTCCAGCTCCCAGAGCCTAGCCCCCCAGGAGCCCGCCCTCCACCAGGCCAAGGATCCCAAAGGCGCCGGCGCGGTGGCTCAGGTGCCCGGCAAGGCAGCCCCAATGCCAG GCCTGGCTGCAATTCACAAGCTCCCCCGCCTCTTCTGCAACGGAAAGGCCATGGCAAGTTGGCAAGTGGTGTGCTGCTCCAGAGCTGGGTCTCGGCGGCGGCTTCCTAGAACTCCCAAATTCTTCTACCGCAAGGCGGTCATCTCATGCCAGGCTCAG GATGAGCAGCAGCTTCCACCCCTGGTACCAGCTTTTGAAAATCAGATGTCTGTATTGCCTCCGGTGGGGGAAAAAGGAGACTATGAAACCACATGCAATAATTCCGCCACGGCAGCCGACTCGATGCCGTCAGGCTTGGTAAAAATTTGA